The segment TCCGTGTGCGGAGGTGGTCCAGGGTGGGGCCGGGCCCGACGGGGACGGGCCGGGGACGTTCGCGGTCAGCCTGCGCTCGGGGCGGTCGTTGCGGCTCCGCCCGTACCAGGTCGCGCCCGTCTCCCGGCTGGCGGCCGACGACCCGCACGCCCTCGACGCCCTCACCGAACGCGCCCGCACGGAGCTGACCGCCGGGCTGGCCCAGGCGGGGGTGCTGAGAGGCCGCGGGTGAGCGGCGCGCGGCTCGTCGCGGCCGCACGCCGCCTCAGCGCAGCCCGTGCCTGCCCATCCAGCCGGTGAGGGCCGCGGCGATCGCCTGAGGCTGCTCCGCCGGAGTGGTGTGACCGGCGACGCCGTGCTTCTCGATCTCGAGAGCGGCCATGTTGCCGGCGCACCACTCGACCATCTCGGGGCCCATCATGGCGCCGTGGCCGGGCTCGAACGCGATCAACAGCTTGGGCACGTCGGTGCTGGCCGCCAGCCAGGTGTCGTACGCCTCGACGATGGCCACGACGTCGGCCGGCTCGCCGCCGAGCGGCATCGATCGCGCCCATCGCAGGATCGGCAGCCGGCTCTCCCGGGTGGGGAACGACGTGCGGTAGACGGCGAGATCCTCCTCGGGGAGGCCGCTGCCTTCGATGAACAGGTTGTCGTCCAGGAGCATGGCCTCGCCGGCACCCTCCGTCTTGATCGCCTTGAAGAGCTCCCGCCCGGCTTCGGGGAACTCCTCCCAGGCCATCGGCTTCACGATCGTCTCGGTGAACGCGATGCCGCGTACCCGCCCGGGGTGGCGGGCGGCCCAGTCGAAGGCGAGCGCGCCGCCCCAGTCGTGTCCGATGAGGACGACGTCATCGAGCTCCAGGGCGTCGAACCACGCATCCAGATAGCGGGCGTGATCGCCGAATGTGTAGTCGATGTCGGGCTTGCCGGAGTCCCCCATTCCGATCAGGTCGGGTGCGAGGCGTCGGCCGGGGTCGCCGACGGCGGGCATGATGTGACGCCACAAATAGGACGAGTGCGGATTTCCGTGCAGGAAGACCATCGGTGTCCCTGTCCCGAGCTCCCGGTAGAACATCGTCGAGTCGAGAATGTGCGCGGTGGGCATGGCAGACCTTTCCGTTATGACAAATCACTCGAGCGTGATCCAGCGGAAACCCGCGACCTGGCAGAGCGCGGCGCGGCTTCCGGAGGCCGACAGTTTCGAATCGGCGACCCGGCGAAGCTAGCATCGTTTGTATAGTAGGTACCTAGAGGAAAGTAACTATGTCAGAGGGGGTCCGCATGAGCGGCGACGCGACCCGGACGGCAACGGCGTCGGCTGAGCCCGAGCAGGCGTGCCCGATCGCTCCGGTCGTCGACATCGTCTTCAGCCGCTGGACCACCCCGATCCTCTGGACCCTCAACGAGTACGGCCTGCAGCGTTTCGTGGAGCTGCAGCGGCGCATCGCCACGATCACGCCCAAGGTGCTGACCCAGCGGCTGCGGCAGTTGGAGCGTGACGGTCTCGTGGTGCGCACCTACCACCCCGAGGTGCCGCCGCGGGTGGAGTACGAGATCAGCGATCTGGGACGCAGCCTGGCCCCTCTTTTCGCCACCCTGGCCGACTGGGCCGGCGCCAACATGGGCAAGGTCGAGGAGGCCCGGGCGGAGTACGACGCAGACGATCGCCGCCCCCGCCCGGCGTGATCACGCACGGCCTCTCAATTCCGTACAAACCTCTGGATCGGGCACGATGGGATCTGTGACAGTGACACGACTGGCCGAGCTGGTCGCCGGGGGAGGGGTGGTCGTGCTCAGCGGGGCAGGCCTGTCCACCGAGTCCGGCATTCCCGACTACCGGGGGCCGACCGGCCGGGCCCGGCGCGCGGAGCCGATGACGTACCAGCGCTTCGTCGGCAGCGCGGAGGCCCGGCAGCGCTACTGGGCGCGCAGCCACGTCGGCTGGCGGCAGATCGGCGAGGCCCGGCCCAACGCCGGTCACCGGGCCGTGGCCGAGCTGGAGCGGCGCGGGCTGCTCACCGGCATCGTCACCCAGAACGTCGACGGCCTGCACCAGGCGGCCGGAGCCAGGCGGGTGATCGAGCTGCACGGCGGGCTCGACCGGGTCGTCTGCCTGTCCTGCCGGGAGCGCACACCCCGCGCCGAGCTGGAGCGGCGGCTGCGCGCGGCCAACCCAGGCTGGGAGGCCAGCGGGCAGATCAACCCCGACGGCGACGCCGTGCTCACCGACGAGCAGGTCGCCGGGTTCGAGGTGGTCGACTGCGCGGCGTGCGGCGGGCTGCTCAAACCCGACGTGGTCTTCTTCGGCGAGAACGTCCCCCGGCCCCGTGTGGACGAGTGCTTCGCGGTGGTGGCGGGGGCGCGGACGCTGCTGGTGCTGGGGTCGTCGTTGACGGTCAGGTCGGGGCTGCGGTTCGTCACCAAGGCCGCCGTGCTCGGCATCCCGATCGCCATCGTCAACCAGGGTCCGACCGGCGGCGACGCGGACGCCTCCCTCACTCTGGACGCCCCGCTCGGCCCGACGCTGACCGACCTCACGGCGCGGCTGCCCGGCCGGCCCGCGGCACATGAGGCGGCACAATAGGGCGCATGTCTCGTACATGTCCGTGCGGCCTGCCCGCCCCCTACCAGGACTGCTGCGGCAAGCTCCACCGGGGCGCGGCGGCCGCCGCCACCGCCGAGCAGCTCATGCGGTCGAGGTTCAGCGCGTTCGGGGTGGGCGACGCGGCCTACCTGCTGCGGACCTGGCACCCGGCCGCGCGGCCCGCCTCGCTCGACCTCGACAGGAAGGTCCGGTGGGTACGCCTGGAGGTGCTGGAGACGACCGGCGGCAGCGTCGTGCACACCGAGGGCACGGTCCGCTTCCGCGCCCACTACGCCGAGCGCGGGCGTCCGGGCGTGCTGGAGGAGAACAGCCGTTTCGTCCGTCTCGAGGGCCGCTGGGTGTACGCGGGCGTGGTGTGACCCCTGCGCTCGTCCGCGCTCACGGCTTGCGGGCGACGGCTCCGACCAGCGTGTGACGGGAGAGGCCGGGCCTGGCGTGGTCGCCGGGGTCCGGCCGCCATTCCGGCACCGGCACGAGGCCGGGCTCCAGCAGCTCCAGGCCGTCGAAGCAGGTCAGGATCTCCTCGCGCGTACGCCAGCGGCCCGTCCCGAGGCTCTCCTTGAAGAGCTTCTCGGCCGTGTACGCCTGACGGGACGCCTCCGGATGATCCACGGGATTGTGAAAGTGGGAGACGGCCACGTGGCTGCCGGACGGGAGGCGTTTCACCAGCCGGGCCACGATCCCGGCCGGGTCCTCATGGTCGGGCAGGTGGTGCAGGATGTCGAGCATCAGCAGCCCGACCGGCTCACCGAGGTCGATGAGGCGCCTGGTCTCCGGATCGTCGACGATCGCGTCCGGGTCCCTGGCGTCGCCCTCGACGATCGTGATGCGGCCGTCCACGGCCAGCAGCGCGCGGCCGTGGACCAGGACGATGGGGTCGTGGTCGACGTACACGACCCTCGAGCCTGGGGCGGCGGACCGGGCGACCTCGTGGACGTTGTCCCGTGCGGGCAGACCGGCGCCGATGTCCAGGAACTGCCGGACGCCCGCCTCCGCGGCCATGAACCTGACCACCCGGGCGAGGAACTCCCTGTTCGCCCACGCCGCCTCCCGGGCGTCCGGCATGATCTCGAGCACGCGCTGCGCCAGCCGGCGGTCCGCCTCGTAGTTGTCCTTGCCGCCGAGCATGAAGTCGTAGAGGCGGGAGGTGGTGGGTCTGGAGGTGTCTACTCCACGGGACGCACGCTTCTGCTGGCGGTCGGCCATGGGCGGCTCCTTCGGGTACGCACTGTGCCGCTGAGGTGGCTGACAGCGATCTTACTGATGAGCTGATCAGATTTCCGCATTAGTCGTAAATTTCGGTCAGGATTCTGCGTCAATAGCGGTCCTGCGGGAAGACCCTGCGAGCCGGGCCGGACACCAAGAGAAGGACAAGATCCATTCCGGTTGGCGTCTGGGAGGGGGTGTCGCCCTCCCCTCACCGTGAGCCCGGGCGCTACTCGTGTGCCTATGCAAATATTGCGTTCACGGCACACGACGGCAGCGGCTACCGCTTTGCCGTTCATGCTCATGTCCGTGGCACTGGCGACGCCCGCCGCTGCCGCGCCCACCGAGCCACCCCCGGAGGCGACCGCCTTCACGCAGGTGTACGAACTCGGCTTCGTGCAGACGCAGACGATCACCGGCGTTCGCCCCGCCGGCGTCCGTTCCTGGACGCAGGTCAGCCCCTGTCCGAGTCGCGACTCCCTTCTGCTGAACGGGTTCGCGCTCATGAAGGTCGAGGGGTGCGGCGACGCTCTCGGCCAGGCGGCCGGCGCCTACACCGGGTACGCCACCGACTCCGACTACACGATGGGGAACGCGTGCGGGGCCGAGGTCCTGTGCGCCGCCCCGGCCGCTCCCGCAACCCCGGCGATCGTGACCGCCCCGGCTGACGAGTCCGCCACCGGGTGCGGCCTCTCCAGCACGTCCGCCCAGGCCGCTCCGGCAGCCCCGGTGGCTCCGGCCGCCCCCTGCGCCCCGTGCGCCCCGTGCGCCGGTACCGACCAGGGGCTCGTCACCCAGACGAGCAGCATCGCGGTCAAGCCCGCGGCACCCGCGGTGCAGCCGCGCCCGGCCAAGCCGGTGGTCGCGACGAACGTGACGGTCAAGCCGGCCGCCCCGGCGAAGCCCGCCGTGCCGGTCAAGCCGGCCGCCCCGGTCAAGCCGGCCGCTCCGATCAAGCCGGCCGCTCCGGTGAAGCCCGCCGCTCCGGTGAAGCCGGCCGCTCCGGTCAAGCCCGTGGTGAAGCCGGCCGCGTCCACCGACGCCTGCGCGCCGGTCACTCCCGGCGAGAGCAAGTCGTCGGTCGTGCCGGCCAAGCCTGCCATCCCGGCCAAGCCCGCCGTCCCGGCGAAGCCGGCCGTCCCGGCGAAGCCCGCTGTGCCGGCCAAGCCTGCCGTGCAGGTCCACCCCGTCGCGGCGGTCAAGCCGGTCGCTCCGGCCAAGCCGCTCGTGCTGACCAGGCCCTCCACGTCGAGCCACTCGCCGGTCGTGCCGGCGCGGCCCAGCACGGTGAAGACCAGGCCCACCGCGGTGAAGGTGGAGAACGTCAAGCACGAGAAGCCGACGCTCACGCACGCGTGGCACCGCCCCGCGTGCGCGGCTCAGACCCACCCCATGTCCGCGGCCTCGCCGCAGATCCGGCGGGCACACCCGCGCCCCTGCTCCTGAGCACGGACGGCGGATGAGAGAACCTTGAACGGCCGGGGCCTCGTGCCCCGGCCGTTCGCTGTTGAGACACCTGCGACGGTGCAGGCCTGCCGCTCGCGATCATCACTCCTGCCCAGCGTTCCCCGTTTACGCCTTGAGCCACGTGGCCCAGGTCGGCATGGCCTCAAGCATCATGGCCATCGCCTTCACCGACTCCCTGAGTGTCTGAGCGAAGCCGGCCTGGTACTCCGGACTCCCGCCCCGGTGGCCGCAGGCCATCCACAGCTGCCAAGCCGCCACTCCCACGCGTCCGGCGAGCATACCGGTGAACGCCGACTCATCGACCGCCCCGACTGCCCCTCCCGCAGCGACATACCCGGTGAGGCACGCGTCGACGATACGGCGCTCGGGCACTTCCAACCCTCGGTCGAAGCCGGCGAAACCGAAAGCGGTGAAGACCAGCTCCCACCACGGGTCCTGCGCCCCAGCGGCATCGAAGTCCAGCAGCACCGGTCCACCGGAGCCGGTCAGAATGTTCTGGTGCCGGATGTCGCGATGCATGACCAACTTGGATCGCCACAACTCCTGCTGATCTTCGACCATGGCCTCGGTCCGCTCCACCGACAGCTTGAAGACGCGGACATGCTCGGCACTGAGGACCTCGAGGCGTTCGGCCTGAGCGAACCACTCCTCCCACTCTCCCTGGGAGTGCGACCGGTAGTCGCCATCGACGGTCGGGTCGGCTGGGATCGCGCACCGTGCAAGGTCAGCGACGAGCCCGCCGGCCCATGCCGCCAACGGTGCGGACGCCGGCGCGGCCGGATGCGTGCCCTCGACGAAGCGCATCGCACGGGCGTAGACACCGTCCCCGATCGGTCGCCACAGACCCGCTTCTTCCAGAGCCGTCGATTGCGGCTCGGGCATCGCGACACCGAACTCCCACGCGGCGGCTTCAAGCGCCCCTGCCTGGGCGGCCATGGGCAGCCAGAAGTCACCCCAGGGCCGGACGATCTTCACCACCCATGAGCCGGAGTCAGTTACGGCCTTCCACACCGGGTTCTGCTCGTCATTCTTGAGCAGCAGCGGGGCATCCAGCAACTGCCCCAACTCGAGCCGCTCGACCGCTTGTGCCAGGTTCATGACCAGTCACTCAACCCGTCCGCCACCCCAGCGGCAACCGAATTAGTCAGCCCTGGCCAACAATCTCAGCCCTCCACACCGTGAAACCAGGTCTCAAGGGGCCAGGGCGATGACCGTGACCGCGCCGGGCGCGACGGTGACCGGCCCGTCGTGGTGTACGCCGTCGAACACGCTCGTCCCGCTCACCCCCTCGACCGTCACGGGCTCCTCGCCGTGGTTGATCAGGAAGACGTGGTCGCCCCGGCGTACCAGCTCCAGGGTGTCGGGGAGGCCGCGGGGCCGGGACACGTTCGCGTGGTCGAGCACCTGGCCGAGCAG is part of the Nonomuraea helvata genome and harbors:
- a CDS encoding phosphotransferase, encoding MNLAQAVERLELGQLLDAPLLLKNDEQNPVWKAVTDSGSWVVKIVRPWGDFWLPMAAQAGALEAAAWEFGVAMPEPQSTALEEAGLWRPIGDGVYARAMRFVEGTHPAAPASAPLAAWAGGLVADLARCAIPADPTVDGDYRSHSQGEWEEWFAQAERLEVLSAEHVRVFKLSVERTEAMVEDQQELWRSKLVMHRDIRHQNILTGSGGPVLLDFDAAGAQDPWWELVFTAFGFAGFDRGLEVPERRIVDACLTGYVAAGGAVGAVDESAFTGMLAGRVGVAAWQLWMACGHRGGSPEYQAGFAQTLRESVKAMAMMLEAMPTWATWLKA
- a CDS encoding SAM-dependent methyltransferase, whose translation is MADRQQKRASRGVDTSRPTTSRLYDFMLGGKDNYEADRRLAQRVLEIMPDAREAAWANREFLARVVRFMAAEAGVRQFLDIGAGLPARDNVHEVARSAAPGSRVVYVDHDPIVLVHGRALLAVDGRITIVEGDARDPDAIVDDPETRRLIDLGEPVGLLMLDILHHLPDHEDPAGIVARLVKRLPSGSHVAVSHFHNPVDHPEASRQAYTAEKLFKESLGTGRWRTREEILTCFDGLELLEPGLVPVPEWRPDPGDHARPGLSRHTLVGAVARKP
- a CDS encoding haloalkane dehalogenase, encoding MPTAHILDSTMFYRELGTGTPMVFLHGNPHSSYLWRHIMPAVGDPGRRLAPDLIGMGDSGKPDIDYTFGDHARYLDAWFDALELDDVVLIGHDWGGALAFDWAARHPGRVRGIAFTETIVKPMAWEEFPEAGRELFKAIKTEGAGEAMLLDDNLFIEGSGLPEEDLAVYRTSFPTRESRLPILRWARSMPLGGEPADVVAIVEAYDTWLAASTDVPKLLIAFEPGHGAMMGPEMVEWCAGNMAALEIEKHGVAGHTTPAEQPQAIAAALTGWMGRHGLR
- a CDS encoding NAD-dependent protein deacetylase, giving the protein MGSVTVTRLAELVAGGGVVVLSGAGLSTESGIPDYRGPTGRARRAEPMTYQRFVGSAEARQRYWARSHVGWRQIGEARPNAGHRAVAELERRGLLTGIVTQNVDGLHQAAGARRVIELHGGLDRVVCLSCRERTPRAELERRLRAANPGWEASGQINPDGDAVLTDEQVAGFEVVDCAACGGLLKPDVVFFGENVPRPRVDECFAVVAGARTLLVLGSSLTVRSGLRFVTKAAVLGIPIAIVNQGPTGGDADASLTLDAPLGPTLTDLTARLPGRPAAHEAAQ
- a CDS encoding helix-turn-helix domain-containing protein: MSGDATRTATASAEPEQACPIAPVVDIVFSRWTTPILWTLNEYGLQRFVELQRRIATITPKVLTQRLRQLERDGLVVRTYHPEVPPRVEYEISDLGRSLAPLFATLADWAGANMGKVEEARAEYDADDRRPRPA
- a CDS encoding YchJ family protein, whose protein sequence is MSRTCPCGLPAPYQDCCGKLHRGAAAAATAEQLMRSRFSAFGVGDAAYLLRTWHPAARPASLDLDRKVRWVRLEVLETTGGSVVHTEGTVRFRAHYAERGRPGVLEENSRFVRLEGRWVYAGVV